DNA sequence from the Arthrobacter sp. V1I9 genome:
ATTTAATCTGCACCTAAAGTCTACGACGTAGAGAAGTTGTCGACATGGTTTCAGTACCTTCCTCACCGTTGGCCTGATGGTTGCCCGCGGCCTGGCGAAGGCCGGCAACCGCCTTCACAGCAACAACGCCTAACACGCATTCCTCCGGCCTCTGTGCCGGAAACTGATAAATTCTGGCACGGCGCCCCACGGGTGCCGTGCCAGTTTCATCTGCCGTACTGCAACAGCAAGGAATACCGGTGCCAACCGCGAGTCACGAACCACACACAACAGAACCGGCATCCTCTGGAGGACCGTTGTCCTGGATGCGCCAGCCATTGACGCCGCGGGTAGTCACCACAGGGTCCCTGACCTCCCACGTACACTGCCTTGCAGGGCCCCGCGGCGGCTCCGGCCCGGTCTTTGTGCTCCTTCACGGCATCGGTGTATCCCACCGCTACTTCCGCAGGCTTCAGATTCTCCTCGCCCGGCATGGCGACACTTATTCCATCGACCTGCCGGGCTTCGGAGCGACACCCAGACCGGACCGGCAACTCAGCGTCTCCGACTACGCTGACGTGATTGCCCGGACGCTTCAAAAGATGGGGGTGGACCGGGCGGTGGTCATCGGGCACTCCATGGGTGCCCAGTTTGCGACCGAACTTGCCGTCCAGCACCCGAAGACGGTTTCCCACGTGGTGCTCCTTGGCCCGGTGGTGGACTCCGAGCGCCGCACCGTCCGTCAGCAAGCCCTTGCGCTCGGGCTTGACTCGCTAAGGGAAAGTCCGCTCGGAAACGCCATGGTCCTCATCGACTATGCCCGTTCGGGGATGCGTTGGTACCTGACCGAACTTTCCGTCATGATGTCCTACGACATTGAGGCAAGCCTGGCCCTGGTAGCCCAACCGGTACTGATCATCCGCGGCTCACGTGATGCTGTCGCTCCCGCGCTCTGGTGCCAAAAGCTGACCGCCACCGCTCCGGACGGGCGCTACCTCGAAATACCCGGACAACCGCATCTCGTTCAGCACGGCGCTGCCTCCAGCACCGCGGCCGGTATTCTGGCGCTCCTCAACGGCTAGCGGCACCGGCAGTTCTGGACGGGGACTAAAGCGTGTTGACATGGCCCGCTCCCGGGCGCACCCTGATATCGCTGGGTGTCAGCGTTGGCGGCAACGGCTCACCCGTTAGCCTGCCAACCATCACTCCAGAGCTTCTGGGCGCTCCGGATATACAGTTCCAATCCCTCCCTGTCAGGAGAAAAAGTGCCCGGAGTAGAAGCACTTAAAGCGAAGTCATTCGACGAACCCGATGAAACGCGCCGTCCCCCCAAAACCCAGGTTGATGTGGTCAACATCGGCGACACCACGTTGGGCAGGTTCACTTTCGAGCCGGGCTGGAAGTGGTCCCAGACGGTCAAGACCGTGGTCCACACGGACAGTTGCCAGGTCAACCACGTCGGGATCTGCTCCGCCGGGACGCTGACTGTCAAGATGGATAACGGCGAACAAACCACCATCAGCCCCGGCAACGCGTACACCATTCCAGCGGGCCATGATGCCTGGGTCGAAGGCGACGAGGCATTCGTGGCCTACGAGATCATGAGTGCCGCCGCCTTCGCCAAGCCTGCCTGATCAATAAAAAGGGACAGGATGATGGCAAAGCTAAGCATCCAGGACGAGACTGCACGCGTGGAGCGGATGCCCGGCTACGAGGGCCGTTACCGGAAGAACCTGGAGACAGGATAAGCAGCGGCCGACGACAGGCGGTCACCGCCCGTAAATGGCCTCGGGATGGAGGGGCCCAGCATGCACCCATCACCTCAGAGGACTTCCGGATCATCGGAAACCAGTGAGTCCGAAGTCCGGAAGAAGCCTCGGCGAGGCTTGCGCGGGGCCGGCATCGCCGCCGTCGTAGTCCTGGGGCTGATACTCATCTCTACGGTGATCAACGCAGTCCTGGAAGCGTCGGAGAAATCGAGCATGGCTGCCTACGGCGAACGCACCGCCGTAGGCAGCGGCACCCTGAACGTGTACCGGAACGGCCCGGAGGATGGCCAGCCGATCGTTCTTCTCAGCGGCTTGGGAACCCCCGCGCCCGGACTTGATTTCGCTCCTTTAGTACGTGAACTGAAAGGCTTCAACGCCATCGTCGTGGAGAGGTTTGGGTACGGCTACAGCGATATGGAAGCCCCTCCGCGGACCAACGAAAACATCAGCAGCGAACTTCACGAAGCACTGGCCAAACTGCAGGTACAAAAGCCCTACGTCCTGGCGGGGCACTCCATCGCCGGTTTCTACATGCTTGACTACGTGAACCGGTATCCGGGGGAGGTGTCCGCCGTCGTCGGAATTGACGCGTCAATACCCAAGGCCGGAGACGGGCCGGTCCCGGACCCTGAGCCGGACCTCAACTGGCAAAAGGCCCTGGCCTTCACAGGGATTGTCCGGGCCGTCTCCGCCGCCGTTTCGGATTTTGTCGACCCTGCAAGCGATGCCTACGCCGAGGATGAGCTGCAACGCATGCGCCTCATGACCAGC
Encoded proteins:
- a CDS encoding cupin domain-containing protein, which translates into the protein MPGVEALKAKSFDEPDETRRPPKTQVDVVNIGDTTLGRFTFEPGWKWSQTVKTVVHTDSCQVNHVGICSAGTLTVKMDNGEQTTISPGNAYTIPAGHDAWVEGDEAFVAYEIMSAAAFAKPA
- a CDS encoding alpha/beta fold hydrolase, whose product is MRGAGIAAVVVLGLILISTVINAVLEASEKSSMAAYGERTAVGSGTLNVYRNGPEDGQPIVLLSGLGTPAPGLDFAPLVRELKGFNAIVVERFGYGYSDMEAPPRTNENISSELHEALAKLQVQKPYVLAGHSIAGFYMLDYVNRYPGEVSAVVGIDASIPKAGDGPVPDPEPDLNWQKALAFTGIVRAVSAAVSDFVDPASDAYAEDELQRMRLMTSWNYGNSAVADETARIANNAAALRGVSYPDDLPVLAFIADEKPASTATKTAAAQNLLENVKRHEIVTLEGHHYLHWTQSKRMAERIRAFLTGDGG
- a CDS encoding alpha/beta fold hydrolase is translated as MRQPLTPRVVTTGSLTSHVHCLAGPRGGSGPVFVLLHGIGVSHRYFRRLQILLARHGDTYSIDLPGFGATPRPDRQLSVSDYADVIARTLQKMGVDRAVVIGHSMGAQFATELAVQHPKTVSHVVLLGPVVDSERRTVRQQALALGLDSLRESPLGNAMVLIDYARSGMRWYLTELSVMMSYDIEASLALVAQPVLIIRGSRDAVAPALWCQKLTATAPDGRYLEIPGQPHLVQHGAASSTAAGILALLNG